GGCCCCCCCGCACCGCGGCAATCACCGTTACTTGCCCTGTGGGCGAATACGCCGCGGTAATGGCGCGGGCTCAAAGGGAGATCTCCCTGAAAGATCTGGGGATCTCCGGGGAGGTAAAACCCCATCCGGCCCAGACGGGGGCAATGGTGCTGGAGGTCTCCGGCCCCGACAGGAAGAACCAGGCGGACAAACTGGCCAAGCGGATGGCCGACCTGTTCGCCGACAGGCCGGAAATCCGCATCACTCGTCTCCATAAGATGGGCGAAATCCGGGTCTGCGGAACGGACCCCTCGGCCACATCCGAGGAGATAGCCCGGGCTGTAGCGGAACAGGAGGATGCCCCCCTACCAAAGTCAAAGTGGGGGACTTTAGATTGACGGCGAGTGGCCTGCGGACGGCATGGGTCCGTTGCCCCTTGAAGGCGGCCACCAAGATTGGGCAAATAGGCCATCTTCAAGTAAAGTGGTTCCCCTTCAAGGCGGAACTGCTGGACGCACGCCCTCTCTAATGCTTTAGATGCTTGAAGAGGGGGCACGTGCGGGCCAAGTGTCTCGCGGGCAATGCAGATCGCAGCGGTTGCTGTTACCGCTGTGGTGCCGCGGGACACGAGGCGAAAGAATGCACGGCGCCAGCCCATTGTGCCGTCTGCCAGGCGGCCGGTCGCCCGGCCTCCCATCGTATGGGAGGCCAGGCATGCAAACCCTCGAAAAACGGGGGAAAGAAGAATAAGGGGGGGGGAATGTCTCGGTACCCTCCCCCCAGCAGGGAAGTCAGACGATAACGATAGCGGCGATACCACCTAGTCTGGAGGGGCCCAGTCCCCCCCAAGAGATGGAGTGCAAACCATCGTTAAATGTCATCGTTGATGACATGATGGAGGTTGACCTGCGGGAGTGACGGGTTTCGTGGATCTAAAAATGCCTACGAGACTCCTGCAGGCCAATCTGAATCACGCCCGACAGACCCAGGATCTCTTTCTTGCAGACCTGTGCGGGCGAAATGCCGGATTAGGCGTGGTGGCGGAGCCATATGGTGTGCCTGACTCAAATCCTAACTGGGTAGCGGCCGCTGATGGCTCCGCTGTCATAATCAGAAGGCACTCCCCGCGCTTTCCCCCATATCCTTGGTGGAGAAGGGGCGGGGATTCGTTATTGCGCGGTGAGGTGCCCTGCGTGTGGAGGGGGTCtatgccccccccccccagcATATCACCCCGAGTTCCAACAACTACTGCGGGAGATGGGGGTAGGCATACGCCGATGCCTCCCCCACCCCGTATTGGTAGCCGGGGACTTCAACGCCTGGAATAGGGCGTAAAGTTCCCGGCGCACCGGCAGGAGGGGTGAGATCTTGCTGGATTGGGCGGCAGAGTTGAACCTCCAACTCCTAAACAGGGGGTCCGTCAGCACATGCGTGCGTGCCCGTAGGGAATCCATCGTCGATCTGACGTGGGCTACCCCGCGGGCCGCGCGCTTGGTAGAGTCCTGGGGGGTGACGGACATAGAGTCCATGTCGGACCACTAAATTATAGAGGTGGTCCTGACAGCCACCTCCCCAAGGAATGCTGCTCCGCCGCCTGCAAAGGGGGAATAGACCCCCACGCAGATGGGTTTTGTCCCGGCTAGACCCGGACAAACTGGCGGCGGCGGTCTCGGTGGGGACGTGGTCGGATCTTCTCGACTGTGTCGAAGCTGAGAAGGAAGCCGCTGCAATCGTATGCATGGTTACGCGTTTTTGTGACGTGGCCATGCCCCGATCGAGGCCCGCCCCTCGTCGGGCGGCGTATTGGTGGAGTGAGGGGATCGCAGAGCTCCGCAAGCGTGCCAATGCGGCTCGACGCGAACTCCTCAGGGCCCGACAAAGGGCGGGTAGTGATGACGGGAGCACTGCCGTAGCGCGCGGTGAGTACCTGGCCGCAAGGTGCTCGCTGCGGTCGGCCATCGGCAGGGCCAAGACCAAGGCCTGAGAGGAACTGTTAGCGGAACTCGACCGGGACCCATGGGGGCGCCCCTACTGGGTAGTCCTGAACAGACTAAGACCGGCGGCGCCTCCCATCTCGGAGGCGCTCGACCCGGAGTTCCTCGGCCGGGTGGTGGGGACCCTCTTCCCCGTAAGGGATGTCAACATCCCCCCGAGGAGGGACCTTCCCCCCTGGTCCGGGAACCTGGAGATCTCGAGCAGGGAACTCTCCGAGGCAGCGAAGGGGCTGGGGGCTGCTAGTAAGGCCTCCGGCCCTGATGGGATTTCCGGTCGCATCTGGGCCTTGGTCCTTGGCGGGGTAGAAGCCCGCCTGAGGAGGTTATACAACACTTGCCTCAGGACGGGCGTCTTTCCCTCGGCGTGGAAAAGGGCCAACCTGGTCCTGCTCCACAAAGAGGGGAAGCCGGCGGAGCAGCCTTCTGCTTACAAGCCAATATGCCTGCTGGACGAGGCCGGCAAGCTGTTTGAGAGAATAGACGCTGGCCGAATCGTCTGGCACCTGTCGCGGAATGGTCCCGACCTTAGTGAGGAGCAGTTTGGGTTCCGGGAGGGTCGCTCAACAACGGATGCAATAATGCATCTCAAGACCCTCTTGGACCAGATTGTTGGGAGGAAGACGTGGCGTTGGCGGTGTCACTCGACATCGTCAACGCCTTTAATTCCCTCCCCTGGGATTATGTGGGGGCGGCCATTGGACATCATGGTCTCCCCTGGTATTTGAGGAAGATGGTCGGGGACTACTTCCGCGGTAGGACGCTCCAGCACCGTGATCAGCTGGAGCGGGTAAGCAGAAGGCCCGTGCACTGCGGGGTTCCACAGAGGTCGGTTCTGAGACCCCTACTGTGGAACCTCGCCTATGATAGAGTGCTCCGCACGGCGTTCCCCCCGGGATGTCGTCTGCTATGTTACGCAGACGACACCCTAATAGTGGCCCGGGGGAAGGACTGGAGAGGGGCTCGGGACGCGGCAAATGCCGCAACCCGAGCAGTCGTATGCTTCATCAGAGCCATAGGGCTCGAGGTCGCCCGGCACAAGACGGAGGCCTTGTATTTCTACAACAGGGCCTTGGGGCGACCTCCCCCCACCCAAATATAGGTGGGGGAAGTCCGGGTTCAGGTGGGGACCCAGATGAAGGACCTGTGCCTCACCCTGGATGGGCTCTGGGGGTTCGAACAACATTTTGTTCAAATCATCCCCAGAGCGGACAGGATGGCGGCCGCATTGGACCTCCTGCCCAACGTGGGTTGGCCGAACTCAAAGGTTCGGCGCCTTTACGCGAATGTCGTGCAGTCGGTGTCCCTCTATGGGGCACCGGTATGGGCCGAAAAAGTCTCGGCCAGTCGGCGAATCAAAGCGATGCTTCATCGACAGCAACGCCGGCTGGCCATTAGGATCATTTGGGCCTACTGCACGACATTGTTCGTGGCGGCCACGGCCCTGGCGGGCCTCCTCCCGGCCGAATTCTTGGCAACCTCGTACGCTGAAGTTTACCGGCGTACGAGGGACCCCGATTGCGCCGGGAGTGCCCGCCTCAGACCAGGGGCCGTGGAAAAAATTAAGAGGAAAGCCCGTCGCAGGGCCATCACGCATTGGCAGGCGGCCATTGCGGACACTGCGATGGGCCGATGGACCACCCATGCCATCCAGCCCTGTCTGCCGGAATGGGTGGACAGGAGGGGACGAGGACTCGGGTTCCACCTGACGCAGGCACTCACCGGGCATGGGTGCTTCGGTGACTACCTGTGCAGGATCGGCAAGGAGCACACGACGAAGTGCCACCACTGTGCGGCCGGTCGGGACTCGGCGCAGCACACCCTCACGGAGTGTGAGGCGTGGTCAGGGGTGCGCCGGGCTCTGACCGCAGTGGTTGGCGAGGACCTCTCCCTTCCGGCATTAGTCCGGACGATGCTGGAAGGGAAGGATAATTGGAAGGCCGTCTCCGATTTCTGCGACGTTGTAATGTTGCGGAAAGAAGAGGCGGAACGTGTTAAAAGAAAGGAGATGGAGGAGGTGGATGCTATCCCActcctctctcttcctctccccTCTCAGAGGAGAACCTCAGGGACCTCTCAGGCTgtgatggtggtggtggcAAGTTTGTTCACCACCGTCTGAGAAGCCCCTACCACTGTTAAGCCCTAAGGTGGGCTGGTAAACGGCGGCGGGGGATAATTCTCCTCCGCCGCAAGACGGCCGGGGGGTGCCCCCGCCGCCGTTTACCAGCCTACCTTAGGGCTTAACAGTGGTAGGGGCTTCTCAGACGGTGGTGAACAAACtcgccaccaccaccatcacAGCCTGAGAGGTCCCTGAGGTTCTCCTCTGAGAggggagaggaagagagggGGGTGGGATAGCATCCATCTCCTCCATCTCCTCTCTTTTAACACGTTCCGCCTCTTCTTTCCGCAACATTACAACGTCGCAGAAATCGGAGACGGCCTTCCAATTATCCTTCCCTTCCAGCATCGTCCGGACTAATGCCGGAAGGGAGAGGTTCTCGCCAACCACTGCGGTCAGGGCCCGGCGCACCCCCGACCACGCCTCACACTCCGTGAGGGTGTGCTGCGCCGAGTCCCGACCGGCCGCACAGTGGTGGCACTTCGTCGTGTGCTCCTTGCCGATCCTGCACAGGTAGTCACCGAAGCACCCATGCCCGGTGAGTGCCTGCGTCAGGTGGAACCCGAGTCCTCGTCCCCTCCTGTCCACCCATTCCGGCAGACAGGGCTGGATGGCATGGGTGGTCCATCGGCCCATCATAGTGTCCGCAATGGCCGCCTGCCAATGCGTGATGGCCCTGCGACGGGCTTTCCTCTTAATTTTTTCCACGGGGGCACCCCCCGGCCGTCTTGCGGCGGAGGAGAATTATCCCCCGCCGCCGTTTACCAGCCCACCTTAAGGCTTAACAGTGGTAGGAGCTTCTCAGACGGTAGTGACCAAACTCGCCACCATCACCATCACAGCCTGAGAGGTCCCTGGGGATTGTCATCTCACTAGCGATAGTCTGGGGGAGGGAGGAGAGAATCCCCTCCTCCCCCCAGCGGGGGCTAGTCGGGAGCGGAGGCTCCCGACGGTCCCCCCCCCACTCACCACACCAGGACGGGGGGAGGCCGTGGTAGCCCGACAGTAAGATAGGAATACTAGGGGAAGGGGCCTTGCTTAAAAGCTGGGCCCTCCCCATGGGATGAGGCCATACACAAGGCCAAACCCGAGAGGGGATGAGAAGAATGCCGCTGGCGATGCCTCACCCCCTCTCTTATGGGTTTAGGAAGGCTACCGGCAGGGGTTTTAGTGAGTATACCCAGGGACACCTTCCCTGAGGGACTCCCACATAACCCGCGGGCTCTCCCCCGAGACTCGTGGGTATCCATAAAGGATTTCCCCCgccttaccaaaaaaaaaaaaaaaaggtgatGTAGCGTGGCGCTTGTATACTTATGGTTTTCCAATAGATCTCATCTTGCTAATgactgaagaaaaatgaataaaaattgatatgatAGGATATGAAGAATCCAAAAAGCCAAGCACAGGTATATTTGACTGTATAGCAATTAttccattaatttaatatagatattttaatatatttatattcttgataAAGAATTCTCCTTCATATTTCTCAAgttaatttctcaaaataaagCTGGTGGAGTAGTACTTCTTGGTTGATCTAATCtggaagaataataaaataatcggtAAGTAAAAAGCTATCAAttagcatattattttttcattttattgtacttactttgtacatataagaaaatagaaatttgtaCGTCAGGTGTCTTAGTTTCATAATATGTTGCCTCTTTCCGCAGATCATCAATTCGCTTCCATTTGTTGCAAATTGATCGTGTATAAGCTACATAATGACCAAGTCCATTGGATATTTTAGATGGAATAAATTCTACAGCACCACATAAATTATACTGTTTATCATTGATTCTTAAAATTGTCGATAAGTCAGATAAAGTTGTTTTgggaaatttattgttattcttCTTGACACATAtcgatttttcataaaaatgttcaatatcGAGAAGAATGTATTTGTCAATGATAAATCTTCTTGTTGCTGATGAATGATGGCAGTGCTGACAATAAACGTTTTTATCTTGAATCGTCTTAGTTACACTATCTTGTAGAAATTGAATTCCTTTATTCCAGACTGTCTTTGCATTAACAGCTATTAGTGGGAATTTTGTTTCTTCTGATTTTTGACAGctattattttgacaaattacaatttcagaattacaattgtaattaataaatagtttttttaagagTGTTATTACATTATCCTCACATACAATATGGTTTTCATTAGTTGGATACagtaaatacaataatattctttgtttATAGAATGATGTTGATGAACCAAATTTTGcgtaatttaacaatattgaaaaataacaattagtagtatttttttttcttgagaaatataatttgaaaaattttcggAATTTCTACAAGCTGATGCCAATAGTTCAGTTACAGAGTCAAATGTACAAGTGTTATTTACATGCAATTTTTTACCAGCGACACATCTAGCTGGAAATAAATTGCCGTTCTtgataattgttttctttattttattactttcttcAGGTTTGGTATGTAATAAATGAATGTCTGAAAATGGCGTTACATACATTCctctcttattattattagcaattatatctttttcttttattatttcacctttctcttttattactaattttttttcttttatgaattctttctttttcattatttcttctttaatcataaattttatttgaatatataaaaattcaggCGTTGATGTGGTAACaggatgaaatatttattcatttgattgtatattttcattgtttatagaattatcatcgatattaatgaaatagatGTTACTGTCCTCTGCTGCTTTATTGTTCCAATTTtctatgttatttaaaataatttgtttttctgttatatttttacacttaatattttgtttattattaatatttttaatttctaattgcaatttattattttcagctTTTGCTTCAACCATTCGACAGTCAATTGATTTAatgtgtttaataataaatttgtcacCCCTTATTGGTTGATAatcttctaaaatattttgttttacatatttgaaataattttctgattttgcTGAAGTTGCAACAGAATTGTTCGacttataaaaatgttgtgtAACATTTGTCCATGCAGGAAATTGTTTGAATAGTCGTTTcagatcatttaaaatatttggtaaATAGTACATGTGAgtcatcaaaattaaaagaattactgttatttcttacaaaattagttttatctGCAATATTGTCCACAAACTCTAATAATTCATTGTTTATCTTTTGGTCGACAATTATATCCTCATTGttatttacatcaaaattgacattttcttGTATATTATCAATGTCtgtcaaaacaatttttcgaatttctttataatcAATGGACTCAtcaaattgaaatgttttgaGTTTTTCTAACATCCATTGCAATTCATTTTGacaatttgtttcattttgaCAAACTGTGAATAGACACTTCATAGATTTCTCGAATACTGCATAGTTATCAATTATGCTCATAAATCCAATacatcttaaataaaaatctttaattgcaGGTTTCACTCGAGTAAAACAAGGGAGTCTTGCGGCCCAATGCATCAAATGTGCAATGTCAATCCGAAGATACGGTTGAgacaaataattacttttattaattaaaaaattgtaacaagtAAGTAAATACTGTTTGTAAGTTAATTTCATGAATAATAGAGTAATTGCgttttgcaatgtaattgaCATACCAGTAACTATTTCAATTGGAATTGAAGCTCCAGAAGCTGTCCATTCTGATAACCAGAATTCAATAATTTGTGTGTCATGTCTGTTAGGGAACTGACCATAAGGCTCGAGATATCTCGATATATAtcgagagagacggagagggGAGCGCATGGACAAGTGTATGAgagcaaagaaaaagaagcttAATAAATGCAGTTATCGTATTATAAGATAAATCCCATCctgtatttaattacttaattgtGAAGTATAACATGGCGCAGTCGTAGTCGAGAGAAGTTCCAAAGAAATACGGTAAAGAAATAAGTACAGGCACTCGGTATCGAGGACAACGAAAAATAACCTCAAAACACGTGCACGAGACGACCGGTACGAGCACGACGAGACGCGATGGGAGACGCAAGAGGCATCAGCCCTATGAGAATGGCAGGGAACATTGCAGAGAACTAGCAAATGTGGCGTAGTAGATTCGAAAACTATCTGAAGGCGTCAGAAGTATCGAAGAAATCACAAGAGACCCAGTGTGCGCAACTCTTACATTACATAGGGAAAGAAGggttcaaaatttataaaacctTTCCTATAGCagaaaatgagaaagataaactACCAATCTTATTAGACAAATTTGAAGCTCACTTCCTACCAAAGGAAAATCTTTCGTATGAAAGATACGTCTTCTTCACAATGAGGCAAAAATCCGGACAGTCCGGACAGTCACTGGAACAGTTCGTGGTAGAACTGACAGAACAAGCGCAAAAATGTAAACTAGGAGAACTACAAAACAGCCTGATCAAATGTATGATCACCTGCGGAGTCCAGAGCAACCCGATGAGAGAGAAGCTGCTGCAGGATGACTCACTAACGCTGGAAGAGGCCATTCATCAGTGTAAAGTAATGGAAAAGGCGAAGATCCAAAGCAAGGAAATGGAAGCTCTGGGAGAATCTACGGGAACAGTCAacgcaattaaattatataagaaagcGGGTCAAAAACAAGAAGTGAGGGGTAAGAGTGTCCAcaaaacaaaagataaaatgatttcTAATTGTACAAGATGTGGAAAGAATCACATTGTAAATAACTGTCCAGCATACGGTAAAGTATGTGGAAAATGTAAGAGGCAAAATCATTTTGCTGCTGTTTGTAGaagtcataataaaataaaaataaatgagttagaaaaagaaaaagggaaagTAGACACTCTTACGACTCACGAAAAAGGCGAATACTTAATTATAAGTGCGGTAAATAAGGACAATAAAGATGAGAATGCGTGGTACACAGagttagaaattaataaggtcaaagttaaatttaagGTAGATACGGGGGCAATGTGTAATGTATTATCAATGAATCAGTTAAAGGTGATAGGATTaagtaaagttaaaattgaacCTACAAAGGTAATGCTCAAATCATACACGGGTAATAAATTACAAGTCAAAGGTGTCTGGTCGGcaaatgttaaaagaaataacagaGTATACaagatagatttttatatagttgTAACCAATACACCAGCAATACTAGGATTACCctcatgtttaaaattaaatgtggtTAAGAAAGTCGACAGCGTAGAGGAAAAAAACGTATATACAGAACTAACCAAAGAATTTAGTGATACTTTCTCAGGGGTAGGTTGCATAAAAAAACCATatcacattaaattaaaagaaaatgcacAACCTGTGATACATCCCACACGTAGAATAGCTCTGGCGCTAATGCCTAAATTAAAAGAATGCTTaacaaaattagtaaaagagaaaataatagaaaaggtAGAAAAAGCCACCGATTGGGTGAATGCTTTAGTGATAACACAAAAACCGAATGGCAGCCTAAGAATTTGCCTAGATccaaaagatttaaataataatataaaaagagaacATTGTTTAATACCAACATTGGATGAAATTACAACTAAATTAACCGGAGCCAAAGTATTTAGCACATTAGATGCAACAAGCGGGTTTTATCAAATAACATTAGACTCAGAAAGTGCGAATCTATGTACATTCGGAACCCCTTTTGGTAGATATAAATTCCTTCGACTGCCATACGGAATAAAGTCAGCGCCGAAAGTTTTTCAGGAgagatttaaacaaatttttcaaaactgtGAAGGATGCGATATATACATAGATGACATAATAGTGTATGGTAAAGACACAACGGAACATGACACAAGACTGAAAAAAGTATTAGAAACTGcgagaaaaaataatgtcaagTTTAATTTAGACAAATGTCAGTTTGGCAAAGAGAGCGTTAAATATTTAGGACACAATGTTAGTGCCAGCGGAATAACGTTAGATGAGAGTAAAATAAAGGCGATCAAAGAACTGCAAACACcacaaaataaagaagatgTACAACGCGTGTTAGGTATGTTAACATACGTAAGTAAATTTGTTCCAAACTTCTCAAGTGAAACAACACCGTTAAGAAATCTATTAAAGaaagatgtaatttttacatggAAATCGGAACATGAAAAAGCTCTAgaggttttaaaaaataaattaatgacaaaacCGGTGTTGCAATTCTTTGATGTTGGAAAAGAAACAATTGTGTCTGTAGATAGTTCCAAATCAGGCGTAGGGGCCGTcctattacaaaataatttaccgTGTGCCTATGCCTCGAAAGCATTGACGGAGACGCAACAAAGATATGCGcaaatagagaaagaaatgGCGGCAATATGCTTCGgtctaaataaatttcatgagTATAtctatggaaaaaaaataatagttgaaACAGATCACCAGCcgttaatttctatatttaaaaaagcaataaataagTGCCCTGCAAGACTACAACGGATGCTATTACAAGTACAAAAATACGATATAGAGCTAAGATATAAGCCGggtaaacaattaataattgcagACACGTTGTCAAGAGCATACATAAAAGATAAAGCAgatgaaaattttgacaattaaaTACAAGCACAAGTATGTCTCATAGAATCAGAATTAAGCGTTACAAAACAGAAGCTACAAGAAATTACTAAAGAAACGCTGCAAGACAAAGAGTTAACAGATTTAAAGTTGGTTATCAGAGAAGGGTGgccaaaaaattataaaaaactaaaagacAATTTAAAACTGTATACTAAATACAAAGATGAATTAACAGTAAGCGGAGATCTTATATTTAAAGGGTGCTGTTTAGTCATTCCAAACAAActaagaaaagaaatgttagATAAAGTACATTACAATCACCTGGGGGTAAAAAAATGCTTGTCCCTggcaaaagaaattattttttggccAACAAtgcataatgaaataaaacaaaaaattgaaacgtgtcaattatgcataaaatacgCAAATTCACAATCCTCTGAACAGTTAAAATCGcatgaaatagaaaagttaCCGTGGAATAAAATCGGATGTGATCTGTTTGAactacaaagaaaaaaatatttgttagtaATTGATTATTACTCTAAGTACATAGAAGTAGAAGAGTTAGGAGCAGACACCAGTAGTGtccaaataattaaaatactaaagtCAATGTTTGCGAGACATGGCATACCGGTAACAGTAGTTAGTGATGGGGGACCACAGTTCTCGTCACAAGCGTTTGAAAACTTTGCTAAACAGTGGGAATTTACTCACATAATGACATCACCTACTTATGCGCAATCGAATGGAATGGCGGaaagaaatgtacaaacagctaagaaaatcttcaaaaaagtGTTCGaagatgaaaaagatatttacttGGCGCTATTGTTTTACAGAAACATGTCAATTGAAGAGAATTTTTCACCGTCGCAAATTCTGATGAGTAGAAAATTACGCACTACAATTCCGAGTAGGAAGAAAGAATTAATAccgaaaataataaacagaaaaagTTATCATACTACTTTAGAAAAGAAACAGGCAAATCAACAAaactattacaataaaaaagggATAAAAGAGTTACCAGAACTCCAAATAGGAATAAAAGTAGGAATACAGTTAAAAGCTAAATCTAGATGGATACCAGGAATTGTAGTACGTAAAATTAGAGATAGAACATACGTTGTAAAAACAAACAATGGACATGAGTATGTTAGaaacagaaaatttatcaaagtaattaaagaggaaaataataaaaagatagacAAGGACCATTGTTTGtttaaacaaaagaaagaaggaaaggAAATAGAGTTCCAAAAAAGCTATATAGATCTAGGAAGCGACAATGGAGAAACCGACATAGAAAATAGCGAAACAATAGATTTAAGTGAAAGCTTCAAGTCGGATTATAATGCTGCGACTAGGGAAGATTCAGAAACAGAAAGTGAAAGAATAGAGCCAAGTGTAAGTGACACTAACTCAGAAAATCCAGTAGTTACGAGAAGCGGTAGAGTCGTGAAACGACCAGAAaggtttaatttataaacttgtaGGATAAGGGGGATGTTAGGGAACTGACCATAAAGGCccgagcacagacttttacataacgCATAAGGCATaatgcataaagcataacgtaACGTTCTTCAACGCACAAGCTTGTGCATAAGGCTTTACATTCTAaccttaaaattatttgaacacCGAAATCACATGGTGAGTAAGACGATACATAGAGAgcatagaaattttaaatatcttttattcagtttttattttgagatagGATTTTGAgttttgatattgaaaataatgttacagaagaaataaataggaacacacaatattgaaaagaaaatcaagagaactttttttgtgattataaaagtGAGAATGTAAGTATTtgcaaagatatattttatataatttattatatatgtaattattatattattattatgattatttatatatacttgaatatagttttaattttcatcatttttattagaaatggTCTGATCTAtcaaaaaaaagaagggacaataaaaataagaagagaAATTGAAGAGTATTTATTCTCTAGTAAAGATGTAACTTTAGAAATTGCATTTACGACATCTGGCTGCGATTTtccttttgattttatttgcctACTTAAACCTTTCTTTCGCGCATAATCAGAGGCACTTAATACTGATATTGAAGAAGCATCAGACTGGCATGATGTTACCGCGTCGCTTGATTTGTGTGAAAGTGAAGTTGAGTCTCtaaacacaaatataaattttttttaaataaaacaaataaaaaatttatttaaaaaatgccataaataaaaatgcttgtaaaaatatttatctttgatgTATTTTTGCttgatttatttctgtaaaagaCTGTTGTTGTTCAAGTAAAGTAGTTGTATTTGTAGGAGATACATTAACGTTTCTGCCACTTAAGCTTGTAAATCGATTTTGTTCCAATGATTCTGCATTGttaacttttgaaaaattctgttGTAAGGTAGCCACATTCGCCAAAGagagattttctttttcgttacTAAAGTTAAAGTttctaaaattagaaaataaaaattttattacagatttgcaaataaaagcgcttttaattttatatgaattatgtatatatcttaCTTTTGAAGAGAAATACATCGTTTTGTCAATGGAGAGCTTTTGGCATGTTGCACATTAGTCattgttttgaaaaaagaaaaaaatgtcaaaaaaattgCCGTAACATGCAAAGAGTTCTAAGactaatatacaaaaaagaaatcttgattattctaatttttcaacatcCTAATTTTTACTATACCTTCTTTTCTTAACGAATGGATCCAAAAATTGCATGTTGTTAAAAAACTCAAAAGTTTTCCTTTTTGATGCTCCACTTCCAGTAGTTGTTTCTTCCtgtctttgttttttttctcttgtgtATCACTCTCTTAATCGCGTCCATCGTGATTGACACTCGTCCACtagcaacaaaaataatattaaatatattaatttttcatgctAGATCGCATGCAATCTAGTCTTGCTAAAAATGCTGCA
This window of the Linepithema humile isolate Giens D197 chromosome 1, Lhum_UNIL_v1.0, whole genome shotgun sequence genome carries:
- the LOC105671056 gene encoding uncharacterized protein, which translates into the protein MKDLCLTLDGLWGFEQHFVQIIPRADRMAAALDLLPNVGWPNSKVRRLYANVVQSVSLYGAPVWAEKVSASRRIKAMLHRQQRRLAIRIIWAYCTTLFVAATALAGLLPAEFLATSYAEVYRRTRDPDCAGSARLRPGAVEKIKRKARRRAITHWQAAIADTAMGRWTTHAIQPCLPEWVDRRGRGLGFHLTQALTGHGCFGDYLCRIGKEHTTKCHHCAAGRDSAQHTLTECEAWSGVRRALTAVVGEDLSLPALVRTMLEGKDNWKAVSDFCDVVMLRKEEAERVKRKEMEEVDAIPLLSLPLPSQRRTSGTSQAVMVVVASLFTTV
- the LOC105671057 gene encoding uncharacterized protein, which produces MMGRWTTHAIQPCLPEWVDRRGRGLGFHLTQALTGHGCFGDYLCRIGKEHTTKCHHCAAGRDSAQHTLTECEAWSGVRRALTAVVGENLSLPALVRTMLEGKDNWKAVSDFCDVVMLRKEEAERVKREEMEEMDAIPPPSLPLPSQRRTSGTSQAVMVVVASLFTTV